The Actinomycetota bacterium genome includes the window GAATCGTAGACGCGAAGGGAATGGTCGTTCATGTCATGCTCCTCGAAGGCCTGTCGTGGATGGTTGCCACTTTGATCTGTCCTTCCGCCCCGCCACGGCTGTCGGTCGGGATTCGGAGTGTTCCCCGGCCGGGCGGCAGTCGCCCAACATGTCTGAGACGACTTGTGGAACCGCATCGAGATGCCGGCCGGACGCGGACACCTGTACCCTCGAAGCAAGGGCGGCGCGAAGCTCGACGACGTGCCCCACCACCAGTATCGCCGGCGCCTGGACCGCAACCGTCTCGGCCGCGATCTCCCCGAGGTTCGTGACCAGGACACGCTCATCGGAGGTTGTTCCCCTTTGGATGAAGGCGGCCGGCTCGTCGGGTGAGCGGCCTGTCGCGATCAGAGAGCGGGCAATGGCGCTCCGGCGGCGCACCCCCATGAGAATCACCAACGTGTCGATCTCCGCGTAGCGGGACCACTCCGGCATGGATCCGTTCTCTTTGTGGCCGGTGATGACCGCGAACGATTCGGCGACGCCCCGCTGGGTGAGGGGGATGCCGGCCACACCGGGCACCGAGGTCGCCGAGGTGATCCCGGGGACGAACTCCACCTCGATGTTGTGACGGCGGAGGTATTCCCACTCCTCGCCTCCACGTCCGAAGATGAGGGGATCTCCACTCTTGAGGCGCACAACCGTCTTTCCCAACGCGACGTAGGTGAGCATCGTGCTATTGATACGATCTTGGCTGTTGCCCGGCCCTCCCGGCCGCTTCCCAACGTCGATGAGGATTGCCGCCGAGTCGGCCATTCTGATGATCTCCTGGCTGACCAGACGGTCGTGGAGCACGACATCGGCTTCCTCGAGGACGCGAAGCGCCTTGAGGGTAAGGAGTTCGGGGTCCCCGGGACCGGCCCCCACCAGGAACACCTTGCCAGAGGAAACCGCTGCCCGCCGTCCGGAGGGGACGGCTTCGTTTCCTGTCACGAGCCGCATGTCGTGGCCTCCCCGTTGGGCGGGTGGATACCGCACTCGGTCTTCGTGCCGTTCCAGCGACCTGAACGAGTGTCGCTCGGGTCGAGAGGCAGCGACGTGCACGGAGCACAGCCGATGCTCGGATAACCGGCAGCGTACAAGGGGTGTAACGGCAGGTCGTTGGCGCGCGAGAAGTCGAGGACTTCTTCCCAGGTCCAGTCGACGATCGGGTTCACCTTGATGAGCTGTTTTCCGGTGGGAAGCCGGTATCGGTCGATTCGGGGAGTTGCGGCCCTGGTCGGCGCCTGGTCACGTCGCAGTGCGGTAAACCAGATGTCGTAATCTTGCAGCGCCCGGAGGAGGGGATCGACCTTGCGCAATCGGCAGCACAGATCCGGATTCGTGAGGGGCAGGTCGTCCACGAGACCCTCGCCCAGCCCGTCGCCGGGAGTGATGTTCACCAGGTTGAGGTCCCATGTCTCGGTGAGCTGGTCGCGGAATGCGTACGTCTCGGGGAAATGAAGGCCGGTGTCCACGAAGAGCACCGGGATGTCAGGCCGGAAGCGTCGGATGATGCTGAGCAATGCGATGCCGCCCGCCTGGAAGCTGCAGGTGATACCCACGTTGCCTGGATACTCGAGAGCGGCACCGACCAGCGTCTCGGCCTTGAGCTCCTTGCGCGTGCGAGTGGTGGCGGTCACAGTTCCTCCTCGGCATCAAATAGCTCTTGCGCAGCTCGATAGGCGGCTTCCATATCGCCACGCCGCACGTGCTGGAAGGTCTCGTCGCCGATCAGCCGGCGCCAGGCTCGGCGCCTTTGCGCCGGATCGGTGAAACGGTCGGCCACCTCCGGCCTGAGGTTGCCCAGCAGGTCGAGATAGGCCCCGTACTCGGGTCCGATGCCGTGCGCGATCCGGTCTCGAAGCCAGACGGAGAACGCCGGCGCCAGACCGCTGGAGGAGACCGCAACGACAAGATCGCCCTGCCGGTGTACCGCCGGAAGGATGAAGTTGCAGTGGTGCGGGTCATCGGGGGCGTTCAGCAGAATCGAGTGCTCTTCGGCCTCCTGCCACACCCGCCGGTTGACATCCCGATCCTCGGTGGCCGCGACGGCGAGGAAGCAGCCGGTGAGGTCACCCTTCCGATACGGTCTCGGGATCCAGGCGATCCGCCTGTCCTCGAACCAGGTGAACAGACGTTCGGTCAGCTCTGGACTGACTACGGTGACGTCGCCATGGGCGGCGAGCAGACCCTCGACCTTGCCCTCGGCCACCTTTCCCCCTCCGACGACCATGCAGGATCGACCTTCCAGGCGGAGGAGGAGCGGGTAGTGTGCCGGAGTGCTCCCGGACGGTTGTGTGCCTGTGTGGGTGACGGTCATGGGAGGGTCGCTCCGTGGATCGGGGATGGTCGGTACTCGTCGAGATCGATCGGGTCCGGTGTGGGGATGGGAAAGCGCTCATCACGGTCGGCCGATTCGGCATCTCCCACACCGCTGCGGAGACAGAAGTCTCCGAAGGTCTCTCCGTCGAATCTGTCATCTCGATATGCAGTCAGAATCGGCGAGAGCAGGTGAACCAGGTCCTCCCTGGCCACGTTCTCGGCGAGAAGCACATTGAGGCGCGTCCCGAGGGCGCTGCCGCCCACATGGACGTCGTACCTGCCCTTGCGCCTGCCGACGAAGGCGATCTCGGCGCTCTGAGGGCGCGCGCACCCATTTGGGCAACCGGTCATGCGCACTCGGATACTTTCTTCGCCGATCCCCAGTGCGTCCAGTTCGGTCTGGAGAGCCCGTGTGACCTCGGGAAGGACACGTTCGGACTCGGTGACCGCCAAGGGGCACGTGGGAAGGGCCGGGCATGCCATGGAGTGCAGGATCACCGGGGGTATCCGACCGGCCGGAAGGACGCCGTGATCCTCCAGCGTCGATACGACGTCCACTCGCTCACGATCGGTGAGGTCGGTGAGAAGAAGGTTTTGCCCTGGAGTGAGCCGGAATCCGGGCCGGAACCGCTCGGCGACGGCACGGAGTCCGGTGCGCAACAGCACATCGCCACGGTCGGCGATACGTCCACCTTCGATCGGCACTCCGACGAACCATCGGCCGGCGTCCTGACGATGCACACCCAGATGGTCGTCGGCGTCGGTCCACGACAAGGGCTGTGGGGCAGCAAGACGTCGGCCGAGCCGTTGTTCCAGAGCATCCTTGAAGATGTCAACGCCCCAGTGGTCGATCAGATACTTCAACCGGGCTTGTTTACGGTCCAATCGGTCACCGAAATCCTTCTGGATACCGACGATCCCTTCGAGTACCTCCAAGAGGTCCTCGGGAGCAACAAAGCAGAGTGGGTCGGCCAGCCGCGGGAAGGTGTCGGGTCTGCCGTGAGTTCGGCCGAGACCGCCGCCGACCAGCAACGTGAACCCCTCCAAACTCCCGGATCGCACATCGGCGATGATGCCCACATCCTGGGAGTAGACATCTATGCAGTTGTCTTCGGGGAAAGCCAGACCGATCTTGAACTTGCGAGGCAGGTACGTCCTGCCGTAGAGCGGCTCCTCGTCGGCAGCGGCGGCGGTGACTGCCCGTTCACCGTTCATCCAGATGTCGTAGTAGGCGCGGGTGCGTGGGCGAAAATGATCGGCGATCTGCTCTGCGAAGGTGGCCAGGCCCACACGTGCTCTGTCAGGGAGCGGCGCCGGGCAGCTCATCACGTTGCGCACGGCGTCGCCACTGGCGCCAAGTGTCGTGACAAGACGTTGATTCAGTGTCCGAATCAGTGTGGCGAGATCGGTCTTGCGGGCATGGTGGAACTGCACGGCCTGACGGGTTGTGAGACGAAGGGTTCCGTTCCCTGCCTGGTCGGCCAGTCGATCCAACGCCAGGTACTGTTCGGTCGTCAGCACGCCTCCCGGGATTGCTGCCCTGACCATGAAGATCACGTCTGGGTTCGCGCCGGGTGCCAGGTCGGCGCGGACATCCCGATTGTCCTCCTCGGTGATTCCGTGGAACTTCAGTACCACGACGTTTTCTTTGCTGAACGACGGTTTCTCGTCATCCAGTTCCCGGACGATGGTGCCTCGAAGAAAGCCGCTGCCGGCCTTGATCTGCTCGACCAACGAATGCTCGATAGAGGTCATGCCCGCTCAGCAGCCTTCCAGGTCCGACGCGCTCACCGGATCGCCTCTCCGCCGGCCCCGTTCCACCGGCGCGCCGGTTGTTGCGTAGTCCACCCAGGAGCGCTCGTAGTGCATGACCCGCGGGTAACCCAGCAATTCCTTGAGGACGAACCAAGTGTGGGCCGACCGTGCACCCGACAGTGAGTAGGTGACGACACGGGCGTCTCGGGGGACCGATTCGCGCTCGAAGAGTGAGCGCAACTCGTTCAAGGACCGAAAGCTCCGGTCGACGTTGGTCGTCCGCGGCCAGGGAACATTCCTGGCCCCGGGAATGTGACCTCCTGCATAGTTCTGACGCTGCGATGCATTTGGGGGTGCCAACTGTTCTCCCCGATACTCTTGTGGCGAGCGGGTGTCGACGAGGACGGTGTCACCATCTGCGGCGAGGACGTGGTCTCTGCTCGCTCTCAGTTCTTGCCGATCTGCGCCCGTCACCCGAAAACCGGTGGCTTGTGGTGAGGCGATCTCCCGGGTCAGCGGGCGTGCCTCGAGTCGCCACTTCTCGCGCCCACCGTCGAGCAGATGGACGTCGTCGAAGCCCCGATACTTGAGC containing:
- the cobA gene encoding uroporphyrinogen-III C-methyltransferase, which codes for MRLVTGNEAVPSGRRAAVSSGKVFLVGAGPGDPELLTLKALRVLEEADVVLHDRLVSQEIIRMADSAAILIDVGKRPGGPGNSQDRINSTMLTYVALGKTVVRLKSGDPLIFGRGGEEWEYLRRHNIEVEFVPGITSATSVPGVAGIPLTQRGVAESFAVITGHKENGSMPEWSRYAEIDTLVILMGVRRRSAIARSLIATGRSPDEPAAFIQRGTTSDERVLVTNLGEIAAETVAVQAPAILVVGHVVELRAALASRVQVSASGRHLDAVPQVVSDMLGDCRPAGEHSESRPTAVAGRKDRSKWQPSTTGLRGA
- a CDS encoding phosphoadenylyl-sulfate reductase, whose protein sequence is MTATTRTRKELKAETLVGAALEYPGNVGITCSFQAGGIALLSIIRRFRPDIPVLFVDTGLHFPETYAFRDQLTETWDLNLVNITPGDGLGEGLVDDLPLTNPDLCCRLRKVDPLLRALQDYDIWFTALRRDQAPTRAATPRIDRYRLPTGKQLIKVNPIVDWTWEEVLDFSRANDLPLHPLYAAGYPSIGCAPCTSLPLDPSDTRSGRWNGTKTECGIHPPNGEATTCGS
- a CDS encoding bifunctional precorrin-2 dehydrogenase/sirohydrochlorin ferrochelatase; amino-acid sequence: MTVTHTGTQPSGSTPAHYPLLLRLEGRSCMVVGGGKVAEGKVEGLLAAHGDVTVVSPELTERLFTWFEDRRIAWIPRPYRKGDLTGCFLAVAATEDRDVNRRVWQEAEEHSILLNAPDDPHHCNFILPAVHRQGDLVVAVSSSGLAPAFSVWLRDRIAHGIGPEYGAYLDLLGNLRPEVADRFTDPAQRRRAWRRLIGDETFQHVRRGDMEAAYRAAQELFDAEEEL
- a CDS encoding NADPH-dependent assimilatory sulfite reductase hemoprotein subunit; the encoded protein is MTSIEHSLVEQIKAGSGFLRGTIVRELDDEKPSFSKENVVVLKFHGITEEDNRDVRADLAPGANPDVIFMVRAAIPGGVLTTEQYLALDRLADQAGNGTLRLTTRQAVQFHHARKTDLATLIRTLNQRLVTTLGASGDAVRNVMSCPAPLPDRARVGLATFAEQIADHFRPRTRAYYDIWMNGERAVTAAAADEEPLYGRTYLPRKFKIGLAFPEDNCIDVYSQDVGIIADVRSGSLEGFTLLVGGGLGRTHGRPDTFPRLADPLCFVAPEDLLEVLEGIVGIQKDFGDRLDRKQARLKYLIDHWGVDIFKDALEQRLGRRLAAPQPLSWTDADDHLGVHRQDAGRWFVGVPIEGGRIADRGDVLLRTGLRAVAERFRPGFRLTPGQNLLLTDLTDRERVDVVSTLEDHGVLPAGRIPPVILHSMACPALPTCPLAVTESERVLPEVTRALQTELDALGIGEESIRVRMTGCPNGCARPQSAEIAFVGRRKGRYDVHVGGSALGTRLNVLLAENVAREDLVHLLSPILTAYRDDRFDGETFGDFCLRSGVGDAESADRDERFPIPTPDPIDLDEYRPSPIHGATLP
- a CDS encoding sulfurtransferase, which encodes MSYANPDALVTTEWLERRLGDPRIRILEVAADPAAYDQGHLPGATLWSGLCDLQRPEPPSCPDQAELSRVLSRAGVDDRSTVVVYGGPGNWLGAFGYWLLKYRGFDDVHLLDGGREKWRLEARPLTREIASPQATGFRVTGADRQELRASRDHVLAADGDTVLVDTRSPQEYRGEQLAPPNASQRQNYAGGHIPGARNVPWPRTTNVDRSFRSLNELRSLFERESVPRDARVVTYSLSGARSAHTWFVLKELLGYPRVMHYERSWVDYATTGAPVERGRRRGDPVSASDLEGC